In a single window of the Saccharothrix australiensis genome:
- a CDS encoding RNA-binding S4 domain-containing protein has protein sequence MESTRVDRWLWAVRLTKTRPDAAAACRGGHVRVNGHPAKPATTVSPGDEVRARVGDTTRVVEVVRVIQKRVGAADAATCYLDRTPAPPPLAAVPVARRERGAGRPTKRERRVLDRFRAGDR, from the coding sequence GTGGAGTCGACGCGCGTGGACCGCTGGCTGTGGGCGGTCAGGCTGACCAAGACCCGTCCCGACGCGGCGGCGGCCTGCCGGGGTGGGCACGTGCGCGTCAACGGCCACCCGGCCAAGCCCGCGACCACGGTGTCGCCGGGTGACGAGGTCCGCGCGCGGGTGGGCGACACGACGCGGGTCGTGGAGGTCGTGCGGGTGATCCAGAAGCGGGTGGGCGCGGCCGACGCGGCGACGTGCTACCTCGACCGCACACCCGCGCCGCCGCCGTTGGCCGCGGTGCCGGTCGCGCGCCGGGAGCGCGGCGCGGGGCGTCCGACCAAGCGGGAACGCCGCGTGCTCGACAGGTTCCGCGCCGGGGACCGCTGA
- a CDS encoding YidH family protein, whose translation MPPPDRDRRPRSVYGSGNEPDYRFSFANERTFLAWIRTALALLACGVAVDAVDLGLPDALEPALAVLLIGLGLVCAVVSWVRWARSERAMRHDEPLPSFAIGLVLVVGVVVAAVVVLVLKA comes from the coding sequence GTGCCCCCGCCTGACCGCGACAGGCGACCGCGGAGCGTCTACGGCTCCGGGAACGAACCCGACTACCGGTTCAGCTTCGCGAACGAGCGGACGTTCCTGGCGTGGATCCGCACGGCACTCGCCCTGCTCGCGTGCGGGGTGGCGGTGGACGCCGTCGACCTCGGCCTGCCCGACGCGTTGGAGCCCGCGCTGGCGGTGCTGCTGATCGGGCTGGGCCTGGTGTGCGCGGTGGTGTCGTGGGTGCGGTGGGCGCGCAGCGAGCGCGCGATGCGGCACGACGAGCCGCTGCCGTCGTTCGCGATCGGGCTGGTGCTGGTCGTCGGCGTCGTGGTGGCGGCGGTCGTCGTGCTGGTGCTGAAGGCGTAG
- a CDS encoding MFS transporter encodes MCAACGVPSHEPATPVGSTPPRRFAALRNRDCRPYLFGAGLAMMADNIEHVITYWVLWEKFHSPALSGFAVISHWAPFLLLSMWFGSLADRYDCRRVIQAAQVLFMAVSVAWGVLFLTDSLQMWQACVLLVLHGVAGALWGPGEQLMLHDFVGPDELPSAVRLNATFRSLGILFGPVVGSALLLGLGPTAGILVNVAFYLPLTVFLFRTRFTGHTRDRHARPRVGALESLRVLREVGTNRTLISMIVLAGLGSFFVGASLQTSMPIFANDLGAGSAGTAYGVLLFANGAGGVLGGILLEVTRRIPSTVTAAVVATGIYGVTSLGFAVTGSYLLAVVLLLVGGVAHLASLSITQTVVQLLSPPADRGRVLGVYGMSSGGLRTGSGFTVGLLGAAVGVHVSLALSALALCLGTAAAAVHALRGRRAAEGMM; translated from the coding sequence ATGTGCGCCGCCTGCGGTGTCCCGAGCCACGAGCCCGCCACACCCGTCGGGTCGACGCCGCCGCGCCGGTTCGCCGCGCTGCGCAACCGCGACTGCCGGCCGTACCTGTTCGGCGCGGGCCTGGCGATGATGGCCGACAACATCGAGCACGTCATCACCTACTGGGTGCTGTGGGAGAAGTTCCACTCGCCCGCGCTGTCCGGGTTCGCGGTGATCAGCCACTGGGCCCCGTTCCTGCTGCTGTCCATGTGGTTCGGCTCGCTGGCCGACCGGTACGACTGCCGGCGCGTCATCCAGGCCGCGCAGGTGCTGTTCATGGCGGTCTCCGTCGCGTGGGGCGTGCTGTTCCTCACCGACTCGCTCCAGATGTGGCAGGCGTGCGTGCTGCTGGTGCTGCACGGCGTGGCCGGCGCGCTGTGGGGTCCGGGCGAGCAGTTGATGCTGCACGACTTCGTCGGCCCGGACGAGCTGCCCAGCGCGGTGCGGCTCAACGCGACCTTCCGCAGCCTCGGCATCCTGTTCGGCCCCGTGGTCGGGTCCGCGCTGCTGCTCGGCCTCGGCCCGACGGCGGGCATCCTGGTGAACGTCGCCTTCTACCTGCCGCTGACGGTGTTCCTGTTCCGCACGAGGTTCACCGGCCACACCCGCGACCGCCACGCCCGGCCGAGGGTGGGCGCGCTGGAGTCGCTGCGCGTGCTGCGCGAGGTCGGGACCAACCGGACGCTGATCAGCATGATCGTGTTGGCGGGCCTGGGCTCGTTCTTCGTCGGGGCGTCGCTCCAGACGTCGATGCCGATCTTCGCCAACGACCTGGGCGCCGGTAGCGCGGGCACGGCCTACGGCGTCCTGCTGTTCGCCAACGGCGCGGGCGGCGTGCTCGGCGGCATCCTGCTGGAGGTGACCCGCCGGATACCGTCGACGGTGACCGCGGCCGTGGTCGCCACCGGCATCTACGGCGTCACCAGCCTGGGGTTCGCGGTCACCGGGAGCTACCTGCTCGCGGTGGTGCTGCTGCTGGTGGGCGGCGTCGCGCACCTGGCGTCGCTGTCGATCACGCAGACGGTCGTGCAGCTGCTGAGCCCGCCCGCCGACCGGGGCCGCGTCCTGGGCGTCTACGGCATGTCGTCCGGTGGTCTGCGCACCGGCAGCGGCTTCACCGTCGGCCTGCTCGGCGCGGCCGTCGGGGTGCACGTGTCGCTGGCGCTCAGCGCCCTGGCCCTGTGCCTGGGCACCGCTGCCGCCGCCGTCCACGCGCTGCGCGGCCGTCGGGCGGCTGAAGGCATGATGTAG
- a CDS encoding DUF202 domain-containing protein encodes MDRGAQPERTALAWQRTALAMIAGSAVLTRLTVDRVGPLALVGLVVTVSLGLVVLVAARWRYREGRRGRPGGAGLPLAVAVGTVAMIVVESVALLLPR; translated from the coding sequence GTGGACCGGGGCGCGCAACCCGAGCGCACCGCGCTGGCGTGGCAGCGCACGGCGTTGGCGATGATCGCGGGCTCGGCGGTGCTGACGAGGCTGACCGTCGACCGCGTCGGACCGCTCGCGCTGGTGGGGCTGGTGGTCACCGTGTCGCTCGGGCTGGTGGTGCTCGTCGCCGCGCGGTGGCGCTACCGGGAGGGGCGGCGGGGCAGACCGGGCGGCGCGGGCCTGCCGCTCGCGGTCGCGGTCGGCACGGTGGCGATGATCGTGGTGGAGTCGGTGGCCCTGCTGCTGCCGCGCTGA